GCGACGGATACCGCCTCGGGAATGGCGAGCTCGTGGACGGCATGTTCCACGACGGCCTGCGGGACGCGTACGACGGCGTCGCGATGGGCCTCACGGGCGAGGTCGTCGCGGAGGAGTTCGGCGTCTCTCGCGCCGAAGCCGACGCGTTCGCGCTCGAATCGCACCGCCGCGCCGCGCACGCGATCAAGCACGGCTGGTTCAAGGACGAGATCCTTCCCGTCGAGGTGCCGGAGGGGAAGGGCCGCACGCGCACGTTCGCGGAGGACGAGGGGGTGCGCCCGGACACGACGCTCGAGATCCTCGGCCGCCTGCGCCCCGCGTTCAAGGAGAACGGGATGGTCACGGCCGGCAACGCGAGCCAGATCAGCGACGGCGCCTCCGCGACGGTGGTCATGAGCGCCGAGAAGGCGGCGGAGGCGGGGGTCGCGCCGCTCGCCCGCATCCGCGCCTACAACACCGTGGGCGTCGCGCCGATGCGCGTCATGGCCGCGCCGATCGACGGCGTGAAGGCGCTTCTTGCGAAGACGGATCTCACGATGAAGGACATCGACCTCGTGGAGCACAACGAGGCGTTCGCCTCGGCAAGCTGCGCGGTGCGCGCGCAGTGCGCGATCCCCGAGGGCCGGTTCAACGTCGCGGGCGGCGCGGTCGCGCTCGGTCACCCGATCGGCGCCTCGGGCGCGCGCGTGCTCACGACGCTCCTCCACGGCCTCAAGCGCGAGGGGAAGCGCCGCGGTCTCGCGACGCTCTGCCTCGGCGGCGGCAACGCCGTGCAGATGATTGTCGAGCGCTGAGCCTCACTTCGCGAGGGGCGCAAGCCACGCCCTGCGCGCGCGCCTGTGCGCGGCGGTTTCGCGCTTCGCGGGCGTCACGGCGTGCTTCTCGGGCGGGTTGTCGCCGAGCTCCACGTCGAGCGGCACGATCTCGTCGCGGCGCGCAAGCGTGAGCGCGACGACGTCGCCCGGCAGGCGCTCCTTGAGGCGCTTCTTGAGGTCGTCCTCCTTGCGGAGGCGGAATCCGTCGAGCGCCACGATCTCGTCGTCCGGCGCGAGGCCCGCGCGGTCGCCCGCGGCGCCGGCGAGCACCGATTTCACGACCACCGCGTGCGCGTCGCCCTTGAGGATGACGCCGAGCGAGGCGCCGGGGCCGGCCTCCTCGCCCTTCTCGATCTTCTTCGTGTCGTCCTCGGGGAATTTCGCCTCGAGCGTCCATCCGACGGTCGCGAGCGCCTCCTCGAGGGGCAGCTCCTCGCGACCCGCGACGTGGTCCGCGAAGAACGCGCGGAGGTCGAGGCCCGTAGCCTCCTCGGCGACCGCGCGCCATCCATCGGGCTCGAGGATCGGGACGCCCGTCCTCCCGTGGCGTTCCCAGAGCAGGCGGAAGACGTCGTCGAGCGACCTGCGTCCGCGCGTGCGGCGTCGGATCTCGAGGTCGAGGACGACGCCGAGGAGCTCGCCCTTGAGATAGTACGAGATGCCCGCGTTCACGTAGTTCTCGTCCTGCCGGTAGAACTTGATCCACGTGTCGAAGCTCGACTCCTCGAGGCTCTCCGCGAAGCGGCCCGGCTGCGTCCGGAGCTTCTGGATCGTCTCCGCGAGGTAGTCGCGGTAGCGCTCCTCGCTCCAGACCCCCGCGCGCACGCAGAGAAGCGGATCGTAGTAGCTCGTGAGGCCCTCCATCGCCCAGAGGAGGCGCGTGTGGTTCTCCTTCGTGTAGTCGAAGGGGCCGAGAGATTCGGGTCGGATGCGCTTCACGTTCCACGTGTGGAAGAACTCGTGGGAGACGAGCGCGAGGAATTCCTCGTAGCGCTTGCGCGGCCGGAAGCCGAAGCGGTCCCAAAGGAGCGTCGTCGAGTTCGCGTGCTCGAGGCCGCCCGCGCCCTTCGGCGCAAGGTGCAGGATGAACAGGTAGTCCTTGTAGGGGAGCCCCCCGAAGAGGGCGGCCGTTTCGCGCACGATCGCCTTGACGTCGGCGACGAGGACCTTCTTGTCGAGGTTCCCGCGCCCGTAGACCGCGATCGCGTGGCGCTTGCCTTCCACGGTGAACCGCAGAAGGTCGTGCGTGCCGATCTCGAACGGGCAGTCCGCGAGGTGGTCGTAGCCTTCCGCGCGGAAGACGTTCGGGCGGCCGCGGACCGAGGGGAGGCCCGTGGACACGCGCCATCCGCGCGGAGGCGCGATGCGCACCTCGTGCGGCTCCTCCTTGCGACCGTCGACGTGCATGAAGACGCTCGTGCCCGTGACGTACCCGTGCGTGGCGTCGAGATGGCTCGTCTGCACCGAGAGGTCGTTCGCGTACACGCGGTAGCGGACGACGACGGTCCGCGCGCGGCCGGATTCGACGCGCCACGTGCCCTTCGCGACCTTGCGCCACGCAAGCGCGTTTCCGCGCGCGTCCTCGGCCTCGAAGCCGGAGACGTGGCGCGCGAACTCGCGCAGGAGGTAGGATCCGGGAGCCCAGGACGGCATCACGAGGTCGACCTCGCCCGCGACGCCGTCGACCCGCATCGTGACCTCGAAGCGGTGGTCGGCCGGGCGCGGCATGGCGAGCGCGTACGTGATCATCGCGGCCGGAACGCGCGCCCCGTACTTGAGGCGTTTCGAACGCGCCCGAGCGAAGGCAAGCTTATCGCCCGGCGCCGCGTTCCGGCCCCGATGAGCGTC
This is a stretch of genomic DNA from Candidatus Thermoplasmatota archaeon. It encodes these proteins:
- a CDS encoding PDZ domain-containing protein, with the translated sequence MITYALAMPRPADHRFEVTMRVDGVAGEVDLVMPSWAPGSYLLREFARHVSGFEAEDARGNALAWRKVAKGTWRVESGRARTVVVRYRVYANDLSVQTSHLDATHGYVTGTSVFMHVDGRKEEPHEVRIAPPRGWRVSTGLPSVRGRPNVFRAEGYDHLADCPFEIGTHDLLRFTVEGKRHAIAVYGRGNLDKKVLVADVKAIVRETAALFGGLPYKDYLFILHLAPKGAGGLEHANSTTLLWDRFGFRPRKRYEEFLALVSHEFFHTWNVKRIRPESLGPFDYTKENHTRLLWAMEGLTSYYDPLLCVRAGVWSEERYRDYLAETIQKLRTQPGRFAESLEESSFDTWIKFYRQDENYVNAGISYYLKGELLGVVLDLEIRRRTRGRRSLDDVFRLLWERHGRTGVPILEPDGWRAVAEEATGLDLRAFFADHVAGREELPLEEALATVGWTLEAKFPEDDTKKIEKGEEAGPGASLGVILKGDAHAVVVKSVLAGAAGDRAGLAPDDEIVALDGFRLRKEDDLKKRLKERLPGDVVALTLARRDEIVPLDVELGDNPPEKHAVTPAKRETAAHRRARRAWLAPLAK
- a CDS encoding acetyl-CoA C-acyltransferase, whose translation is MTREVVIASAVRTPIGKFNGSLKAFKAPALGGLVIWEALGRAGVEARDVDEVVMGNVLQAGLGQAPARQAALAAGLPASIAAVTVNKVCGSGLKAVMLAAQAIKAGDADVVVAGGMESMTNAPYYLLNARDGYRLGNGELVDGMFHDGLRDAYDGVAMGLTGEVVAEEFGVSRAEADAFALESHRRAAHAIKHGWFKDEILPVEVPEGKGRTRTFAEDEGVRPDTTLEILGRLRPAFKENGMVTAGNASQISDGASATVVMSAEKAAEAGVAPLARIRAYNTVGVAPMRVMAAPIDGVKALLAKTDLTMKDIDLVEHNEAFASASCAVRAQCAIPEGRFNVAGGAVALGHPIGASGARVLTTLLHGLKREGKRRGLATLCLGGGNAVQMIVER